CGTCGAGCGGCGGCGCCCGCGAGCTCGTCGACGAGCAGTCGGGAGCCTGGGCCCCGCCGCGCCCGTCCGCCCTCGCCGAGGCCGTGCTCGCCGTGGCCGCGCGGCCCGAGGCGCAGCGACGTCGAGCGGCCCGCGCCAGGGCCGAGGAGTTCCCCTGGAGCGCGACGGTCGAGCGGATGCTCGCGGTGCACGACCGGCTCGGCGGCCGTGCACGCCGCGACCCGCGGGCCCTCGTGGCCTGAGCGGCGGCTGTTTTCGTTCGGTCGTCGACAGAGCGGAGTTTCGCAACCCGGCCCGCGGGGCACGACCGGCGCCATGAGCTTCGACGTGGACACGACTGCCCTGCGCAGCGTGGCCGACGACCTGCACGCCATGGCGGCGGCGATCCCGTCCGCCCTGACCTATGCCGAGACCCACGTGCGGGCCCCCACGGGAGGCGTCACCTTCGACAACATCGTCGCGGAGCTCGACCGGGCCCGGGAGGACCTGCGCGCGGCGTACGCCCCCGACGGCCCCGTCCAGTCCTACCTCCAGGGCGCGGGCGACGCGCTCGCCGCGAACGCCGACGACTACGACGCGACCGACGTCGCCCAGCGGGCGACCTACGACGCGCTGCTGGGCCAGATCGCCACCCCGGTCGACCCGGCGGAGGCCTTCGACCCCGACGGCGAGACCGCGGGCATCACGACCGCGGAGCTGACCGCCGAGCTGGCCGAGCCGGGCGACTTCTTCGAGGGCCTCGACGTCTGGCACGACATCCTCGACAACACCAGCTACGTCGTCAGCCTCACCTGGGCCATCGACGCGCTCCTCCAGATCCCGCTGTTCGCGCACATGCCCGACCCCACCCAGAGCCTCCGCGACACCTTCGACGGCGACTGGACGACGATCGGCACCGCGGCGCTGTCGCTGGCGGAGCTCAAGGACTTCTTCGAGCGCGCCGAGGCCGAGGTCGCCGCCTCCGTGCTCGCCGTCCAGCCGAGCTGGTCGGGCAACGCCGCCGACGCCGCGTTCGCCTCCTTCGCCGGGTTCTGCGAGGTGCTCGCCTCCCACCAGAGCGACCTGGGTCGCACCAGCCAGGGCTTCAACGGCTTCGCGATGGGCATGCGGATGCTCACCGACGCCCTCTGCAGCCTCATCGACTGGCTGTTCGGCGTGTTCATCGAGTGGATCGGCTTCGACCCGGCAGACATCCTCCAGGCCATCCGGCGCGGCTCGAGCCAGATCCTCAAGTGGGTCACCGCCGTGGCGAAGGCGATCGACCTCATCTTCCTCATCATCGACCTGCTGTTCGCCCTCGTGGCGGTCTTCCCGCTCACCCTGGGCCAGATCAACACCTACCCCGGGCTGGCCATCCCCCGCGGTGAGGCGACGACGTTCACCCCGTCCGACGTGGACGGCCCGTGATGCGCCCCGACGACGGGTGGCGCAGCCCGCGGGCCGACCGGCTCCCCGCCCGGGCCACGTCGGTGCCGGCCCCACCGCGCACCACGGTCGGGGCGGTGAACGACCACATCGAGTCCCACCTCCCCCGGGCCCTCGCCGCCTTCCGGGCCGAGGCCGACCGGCTGCCGCCGTTCGCCTCGGGTCTCCCCGGGGCGCCCCGGCGCCAGCTCGACCCCGTCGCGGAGGTGCTGCGGCGCAGCGACGACGAGGAGCTGCACGCGCTCGCCGCCGCCGTACGCCGCGGGGAGGTCGACGAGCGCGAGCTGCGCCGCCACCCCGTCTTCGTGCGCACGATGCGTCAGGTGACGGCCGAGCGGCTGGCGGCGTACGAGGGCCTCGAGGTCCCGCCCCCGCCGTACCAGCCCCCGCCCCGCCGCCCTCGCTAGCCTCGGGTTCATGACCGCGCCTGCCCTCACCGGACTCGTCACGCTCGTCGTCGCCCCCGACGCCGGCCCGGCGGACCTCCCCGGGGACCTGCCCGACGTCGTCGGCGCCGTCGCCGTCGACGACCTGCTGCTGCCGACGGTCCGGGACCACGCGCCCGGGCTGCCCGTCACGGTGGTCGGCACCGGGGGCGCCGCCCAGGTCGCCGGTCCGCTCGGCCTGGCGGCCCGCGCCGGCCTCGTCCTCGCGGGGGTGCGCACGACGCTGCGCGACGCCGCCGACCCGGCGGGCAACGTGCGGCGCGTGCTCGCCGCGCTCGACCCCCTGCGCGACGACGGCACGCTCCCCGACGACGTGCCCGTGACCGTGGTGCTCCCGACCGGCGTCGGCGGGTACGGCGCGGAGGCCGCCCTCGACGAGATCGGGAACGCCGACCTGGTCGTGGGCCTCGACGCCACCCGACCGGAGGTCTGGACGACCCTGGTCGACGCCGCGCTCGACCGCGAGGTCGCCACCGAGACCGTGCGCGGCGACCGGGATCCCGTCGCGGTGCTCGCCGCCGTGCGGGCCTGCCTCGACGGCGAGCCCGACGAGGCAGGCCGGCTCCTGGTGGGGAGCGCCGCCGAGGCGTGGGCCGCCTTCGACGCCGCCACCCTCGAGCGCACGCGGCGCTGGTGCCGACGCGTCGACGTACCGGCCGCGCAGGTCGACGACCGGGTCGCGGCCTCCGCGGCGCTCACCGGCTGAGCCCGGTCAGAACGCCGCCTGCGGGTCGAGACCCGTCCGCAGGCGCCACGCCGCGAGCGCCAGCACGAGGCCCGCGCGGTGCCCCGGGTCGTCCAACCGCACGCCCAGCAGGCGCTCGATCCGCTCGAGCCGTCCGTAGAGCGACTGCCGCCGGATGCCGAGCGCCTGCGCGGTCGTGGCCTTGCTCAGCCCGTGGCCGAGGTAGGCGTCCAGGGTGCGCAGCAGCGCGGACCCGTGGGCCCGGTCGGCGTCGACCAGCGGGCCGATCTGCTCGACGACGAAGTCGGAGAGGGCCTGCGGGTCGGTCGCGCCGGCGAGGAGGCGTTGCACGCCGAGGTCGCGGGCGAGCACGACGCCGCCCGGGCCGCCGTGCCGGCGGGCGAGCCGCACGAGGTCCCGCGCGACCTCGAGCCGCGCCGCGAGGGTGCCCGGATCGGGGTCGGGCGTCGTCAGGGCCACGAGCACGTCGGCGGCCGGCCCGAGGTGGGCGGACAGGCGCTCGACCAGGTCCCCGAGCCGACGGCGCAGCACACCGGTGTCGCCACCCGGCGCGAGCCGCACGACGCCGACGACGTGCGTGCCGAGCACGCCCGGCACCAGGGCGACGCCCTCGGCACAGGCGCGGAGCGCGGCGAGCAGGTCGGTGGGCGCCACCGCGGGCCCGGCGTCGAGCGCGAGGGTCGCGAGCGGGTCCCCGGGGGCGACCCGCAGCCCGGCGTGGCCGAGGCGACCCAGCACCTCCGCGGTGGAGACGAGCGCGCCGGCGTGGAGGTCGCTGACGAGGGCCTGCTCGACCGACGCGTGGCCTCCCACGTCGGCGTGCCGGGCCAGCTCCAGGGCCACGGCGACCGCGGCGTCGTCGGCGGTGCGCCGGCGCAGCTCGTCCTCGTCCGCGCGGAGCACGAGCACGGCCCGCACGCCCCGGGGTCCGGCCACCGGCGCCGTCGTCGTCGCGTCGGGCGACGCGACCGTGCGGATGCGGCTGCGCTCCACGAGCCGTCCTGCCAGGTCGTGCAGCTCCACCTGGCACCCGGCGGCCCGGGCCACCTCGTCGAGCAGCGCAGGCAGGCCGGCCGCCCGCACGACCAGGTCCACGAACCGCCGCGGCACCGACTCCCCGCCGCCCGGCGCCGTGCGGCGGCGCACGACGAGCTCGTGGAAGTCCTCGACGTGCCGCTCGAAGGGCACGACGGTGCCGGCGCCGAGCACGAGCAGCACGAGGCCCCGTTCCGCGGCGCGGCGCTCGAGCGGCGCCGGCACGTCGAGGAGGGAGCGGCCGAGCTCGAGGCCGAGGGCCACGCACCCGGCGGCGACGAGCTCGTCGACGTACGCCGCCAGCTGCGCGTCGCTGCGCCCGTGGAGGCCGAGCCCGGTGGTGAGCAGCAGCTCGCCGCCCTCGAGCAGACCGCCCATCTCGTACACCTCCGAGGAGTGCACCCAGCGCACCTGCGCCGCCGCGACGTCGCCGCACCGCACCTCCGGAGCGGCGGCCAGGAACGACGGGAGCCGCAGCACCTCCTGCAACGGGACCATCGCCGTACTCCTTCTCCGCCCATCAGGCACCGGACGGACCGTCCACCTTGTCGACCCACCGGGGTGACGCTCCGTCCCTTGGGGCGCGGCGGCCCATCCCACCAGCATGGTGCCGCCCCCACAACCCCCGCCCGGGTGGACGACCCGGCACTGCGACGACGAGGTGGACCCGTGGACGACGACCGGCAGTTCCTGAAGCACGCGATCGCGGAGGCCCGCACGGGCTGGGACGAGGGCGGCGTGCCCATCGGTGCCGCGCTCGTGCACCGCGGCGAGCTGCTCGCCACCGGTCGCAACCGCCGCGTGCAGCTGGGCAGCGCGATCCGCCACGGCGAGACCGACTGCCTGGAGAACGCGGGCCGCCAGCCCGCCCGCGTCTACCGCGAGAGCGTGCTCTACACGACGCTCTCCCCCTGCTACATGTGCGCCGGCACGGCGGTGCTCTACGGCATCCCCCGGATCGTCGTCGGCGAGAACCGGAGCTTCCAGGCCTCCGAGGACTGGCTGCGCTCCCACGGCATCGCCGTCGACGTCGTGGACGACGCCGAGTGCCGCGACCTGATGGAGCGCATGATGCGCGAGCGTCCCGAGGTGTGGGCCGAGGACATCGGCGAGGAGTCATGAGCGCCTCGGTCGAGGAGGGCACCGGCACCACCGCCCCGGTCGTGGACCCCGACTACCCCGTCACGCCGGTCCCGCCGCACGCCCGCAAGTCGTTCTTCTCGCTCGCCGTCGTGCTGCTCGGGTTCACCGTCTTCACGCCGACGATGCTCGCCGGCGCGGCGCTCGGCAACGCGTTCCGCCTCGACGGCCTGCTCGGCGTCATCCTGCTGGGCTCGGTGATCCTGGGCGCGTACGTCGCGGTCCTGGGCTGGATCGGTGCCCGCACGGGACTGACGACCGTCGTCATGGCCCGCTACGTGCTCGGCACCTCCGGCTCCCGCTTCGCCTCGCTGCTGCTGGGCGGCACGCAGGTGGGCTGGTACGGCGTCATCATCGGCACCGTCGGCGCCCTCACCGCCCAGGCGTTCGGGTGGGAGTCCTACGCCGCCGAGGCGACCGTGATGGTGCTGGCCAGCGCGCTGATGTGCCTGACCGCCTGCTACGGCTACCGCGGCATGTACTGGGTCTCGCTGGTCTCCACCCCGCTCATCCTGGTGCTGGCGCTCTGGGTGCTGCAGCGCTCGCTCGACGAGGTGGGCGGCTGGGGCGGCCTGGCCGACGTCGAGCCGGGCGGCTCGATGACCCTGGCCGTCGCCGTGACGACCGTGGTCGGCACCTTCGTCTCCGCCGGCACGCAGACCCCGAACTGGACCCCCTTCGCCCGCCGCGGCCGGCACGCCGTGCTCGCCTGCTGCATCGGGTTCCTCGTGGGCAACGGGCTCATGATCTTCTTCGGCGCCGTCGGGGCCATGACGTTCGGCGAGGGCGACTTCGTGCTCGTGCTCTACCAGCTCGGCCTCGTCGGCTGGGGCCTGTTCCTGCTGTTCGGCAACCTGTGGAAGTCCAACGCCGACACGGCGTACGCGTTCGGTGTCGCCGGCGCCGCCATGTTCGACAAGCCGAGCAAGATCCCGTTCGTCGTCGGCGGCTCCGTCATCGGCACCGCCCTGGCCCTGCTCGGCGTGCACGAGCACCTCGTCGACTACCTCGTGCTGCTCGGCATCTTCGTGCCGCCGCTGGGCGGCGTGATCATCGGTGACTACCTCGGTCGTTGGCGGTCGGGCATGCCGGAGGGCGCAGCACTGCCGCGGGTCGACCTGCCGGTGCTCGGCTGCTACGTCGTGGCCAGCGCCCTGGCGTGGGGCTCCGACCACCTCGGCATCGGCATCCCCCCCGTGGTCGGCATCCTCACGGCCGCCGCCCTCGCGTACGCCGTGGGCCGGGCCCGCGTCACGCGCGGGGCAGCTCGACGCTGAAGCACGAGCCGCGGCCGAGCTCCGACTCCACCTCGACGCGGCCCCCGAGCCGCTCCACCAGCCTCCGCACGATCGTCAGCCCGAGCCCCGACCCGGACTGCTCGAGCGCGGCGGGGTTGGTGGAGCGGAAGAACTCGGCGAAGAGGTGGCGCTGGTCGACCTGGCTGATCCCGATGCCGGTGTCGCGCACCTCGATCCGCACGTTCTCATCATCGGCGACGACGGCGACGCGCACCTGACCGCCGTGCGGCGTGTACTTCACGGCGTTGCCGACGAGGTTGGACAGCACGTGGCCCAGGTCGGTCGGGTCCGCCAGCGCGAGCGGGGCGTCGTCGGTCAGGTCGAGCGCCAGCTCGATGGACTTCGCCGCGGCGGCGACCCCCACGGCCTCCACCGCCCAGCGGGCGGCGGTGGCCACGTCGCAGGGCGTGGCCGCCGCGGCCCGGGGCGCCTGCGCCTGGGTGACGACGAGCAGGTTGTCGATGGTGCTGCCCATGAGGTCGACGCCCCGGCGGATGTAGGCGGCGGCGTCGAGGTCGCCGTCGGCGGGCGGCGGCATGAGGTCGAGCGCCGCCGAGATGGTGGTGAGCGGTGTCCGCAGCTCGTGGGCGAGCGTGGTGATCATGCGTCCGCGGTACTGCTCGAGCCGCCGGAGCTCGTCGGCCGCCCGTCGCTCGAGGTGCCGGGCGCGGGCCGCGAGCACGACCTGTCCGAGGTCGTGGCCGAGGTCGAGCGCCGTGGCCCGCTCCGCGTCCGACCACGGCGGGTCGTCCGCACGCCGGAACACCCCGAACACGCCCAGGCAGGAGTCACCGGCCCCGACGGGCGCGAGCAGCGCCCGGGAGAGCCCGATCCGCGCCAGGTCGACGATCCAGCCGCCGAGCAGCAGCTGCGCGTACCGGTCGTCGGCGAGCTCCTCGACACGGTCGAGGTCGTCCGCCGCGAGCGACCAGGTCTCCTGCGCGCTCCAGCAGGACTTCATGATCCGACGGAACGCCGGCTGCAGGGCGTCGGGCACCGGGGGCAGGCGGGAGGGGATGGCGTGGAGCGCGTCCGTGCCGGGGACCCCCTCGTAGATCCGGGTCTTGACCGCGCTCGCGCCCAGCGCTCGCAGCAGCTCGCTCTCCGAGGCGGCCAGCACCGCGCCCGG
This Nocardioides alkalitolerans DNA region includes the following protein-coding sequences:
- a CDS encoding PucR family transcriptional regulator ligand-binding domain-containing protein, which translates into the protein MVPLQEVLRLPSFLAAAPEVRCGDVAAAQVRWVHSSEVYEMGGLLEGGELLLTTGLGLHGRSDAQLAAYVDELVAAGCVALGLELGRSLLDVPAPLERRAAERGLVLLVLGAGTVVPFERHVEDFHELVVRRRTAPGGGESVPRRFVDLVVRAAGLPALLDEVARAAGCQVELHDLAGRLVERSRIRTVASPDATTTAPVAGPRGVRAVLVLRADEDELRRRTADDAAVAVALELARHADVGGHASVEQALVSDLHAGALVSTAEVLGRLGHAGLRVAPGDPLATLALDAGPAVAPTDLLAALRACAEGVALVPGVLGTHVVGVVRLAPGGDTGVLRRRLGDLVERLSAHLGPAADVLVALTTPDPDPGTLAARLEVARDLVRLARRHGGPGGVVLARDLGVQRLLAGATDPQALSDFVVEQIGPLVDADRAHGSALLRTLDAYLGHGLSKATTAQALGIRRQSLYGRLERIERLLGVRLDDPGHRAGLVLALAAWRLRTGLDPQAAF
- a CDS encoding nucleoside deaminase, with protein sequence MDDDRQFLKHAIAEARTGWDEGGVPIGAALVHRGELLATGRNRRVQLGSAIRHGETDCLENAGRQPARVYRESVLYTTLSPCYMCAGTAVLYGIPRIVVGENRSFQASEDWLRSHGIAVDVVDDAECRDLMERMMRERPEVWAEDIGEES
- the codB gene encoding cytosine permease; translation: MSASVEEGTGTTAPVVDPDYPVTPVPPHARKSFFSLAVVLLGFTVFTPTMLAGAALGNAFRLDGLLGVILLGSVILGAYVAVLGWIGARTGLTTVVMARYVLGTSGSRFASLLLGGTQVGWYGVIIGTVGALTAQAFGWESYAAEATVMVLASALMCLTACYGYRGMYWVSLVSTPLILVLALWVLQRSLDEVGGWGGLADVEPGGSMTLAVAVTTVVGTFVSAGTQTPNWTPFARRGRHAVLACCIGFLVGNGLMIFFGAVGAMTFGEGDFVLVLYQLGLVGWGLFLLFGNLWKSNADTAYAFGVAGAAMFDKPSKIPFVVGGSVIGTALALLGVHEHLVDYLVLLGIFVPPLGGVIIGDYLGRWRSGMPEGAALPRVDLPVLGCYVVASALAWGSDHLGIGIPPVVGILTAAALAYAVGRARVTRGAARR
- a CDS encoding HAMP domain-containing sensor histidine kinase, giving the protein MDAGAGVLLVVEDTDDPRGARVAVSRGAVPPTVRERLLDAAVVRRVPGALPDGGSVVEVPGLAAYALIWVQDAAGPDDRGAAEQVRQATAARAAVRAAVAAEDPGAVLAASESELLRALGASAVKTRIYEGVPGTDALHAIPSRLPPVPDALQPAFRRIMKSCWSAQETWSLAADDLDRVEELADDRYAQLLLGGWIVDLARIGLSRALLAPVGAGDSCLGVFGVFRRADDPPWSDAERATALDLGHDLGQVVLAARARHLERRAADELRRLEQYRGRMITTLAHELRTPLTTISAALDLMPPPADGDLDAAAYIRRGVDLMGSTIDNLLVVTQAQAPRAAAATPCDVATAARWAVEAVGVAAAAKSIELALDLTDDAPLALADPTDLGHVLSNLVGNAVKYTPHGGQVRVAVVADDENVRIEVRDTGIGISQVDQRHLFAEFFRSTNPAALEQSGSGLGLTIVRRLVERLGGRVEVESELGRGSCFSVELPRA